The Synechocystis sp. PCC 7509 genome includes a window with the following:
- a CDS encoding vWA domain-containing protein: MKVLLQPVLNDVNLDANQLNSQRQLAISISAVSPSSNRTVPLNLCLILDRSGSMKGRPMETVKQAANRIVDKLSYGDRLSIVVFDHRAKVLVPNQLVEDPEAIKAQINKLKADGGTAIDEGMKLGIEELGKGKKEAISQAFLLTDGENEHGDDKRCLNFAQLAAEYNLTLNTLGFGDHWNQDILEKIADIAGGKLSYIEEVNRVEEEFGQLFSSIQSIGLTNAYLLFSLAANVRLAELKPIAQVAPDTVELSSIEEADGRLAVRLGDLSKDVSRVILANMYVGKLPQGKQEIAQLQVRYDDPAQNKSGILSEIVSVEANIVSNYQPQVNPKVQTNILALAKYRQTQMAEAKLQQGDRSGAATLLQTAAKTALQMGDKNAATVLQTSATRLQAGEELSESDRKKTRIVSKTVLQ, encoded by the coding sequence ATGAAGGTTTTACTCCAGCCAGTTTTAAATGATGTTAACTTAGATGCAAATCAACTCAATAGTCAGCGTCAGTTAGCAATCTCAATTAGCGCTGTTTCTCCTAGTAGCAATCGGACTGTACCGCTAAACTTGTGTCTAATTCTCGATCGTAGCGGTTCGATGAAGGGACGACCGATGGAAACGGTTAAACAAGCCGCAAATCGAATAGTAGATAAGTTATCTTACGGTGATCGCTTATCAATTGTAGTATTCGATCACCGTGCCAAAGTATTAGTACCCAATCAATTAGTTGAAGATCCAGAGGCAATTAAGGCACAAATAAACAAATTAAAAGCCGATGGTGGTACGGCAATTGATGAAGGGATGAAGTTAGGGATTGAGGAATTAGGGAAAGGCAAAAAAGAAGCAATTTCTCAAGCATTTTTGTTGACTGATGGGGAAAACGAACACGGAGACGACAAGCGTTGTCTAAATTTTGCCCAACTAGCAGCCGAATACAATTTAACTTTAAATACGTTAGGCTTTGGCGACCACTGGAACCAAGATATTTTAGAAAAGATTGCCGATATAGCTGGCGGCAAGCTGTCTTATATTGAAGAAGTCAATCGCGTAGAGGAGGAATTTGGACAACTATTTAGTAGCATTCAATCGATTGGTTTAACTAATGCTTATTTATTATTTTCTCTAGCGGCAAATGTGCGTTTAGCTGAGTTAAAACCCATCGCTCAAGTTGCGCCCGATACCGTGGAATTATCAAGTATTGAAGAAGCCGACGGACGATTGGCGGTGAGGCTAGGCGACTTATCAAAAGATGTCAGCCGTGTAATATTGGCAAATATGTATGTAGGGAAGCTCCCTCAAGGAAAGCAAGAAATCGCTCAATTGCAGGTAAGGTATGACGATCCCGCTCAAAATAAATCGGGGATACTTTCAGAAATTGTTTCTGTAGAAGCTAATATTGTTAGTAATTATCAACCGCAAGTCAATCCCAAAGTACAGACAAATATTTTGGCTTTGGCAAAGTATCGACAAACCCAGATGGCGGAAGCAAAATTACAACAAGGCGATAGATCCGGGGCGGCGACGCTGCTGCAAACGGCGGCGAAAACAGCGCTGCAAATGGGCGATAAAAATGCGGCTACGGTATTGCAAACGAGCGCTACAAGGTTGCAGGCGGGAGAGGAATTGTCGGAGAGCGATCGCAAAAAAACGCGAATTGTCTCCAAAACTGTATTGCAATAA
- a CDS encoding GNAT family N-acetyltransferase produces the protein MDCSHLRFCDRKSVIDLTQLQALLKLGAFWATERKIEDLNIAIENSEPVISVWDNQKLIGFARATSDGIYRATIWDVVIDLEYRGAGLGRKLVETVLSHPRMNKVERIYLTTTHQQSFYERIGFEANSSTTMVLYNQPIAKVQALEAHYQELIGG, from the coding sequence ATGGACTGTAGCCACCTACGATTTTGCGATCGCAAATCCGTTATCGATCTAACTCAATTGCAAGCGCTATTGAAGTTAGGAGCTTTTTGGGCAACCGAGCGTAAAATTGAAGACTTGAATATTGCCATTGAAAACAGCGAACCAGTAATTAGCGTTTGGGATAATCAAAAGCTAATTGGTTTTGCTCGTGCGACTTCTGACGGTATCTACCGCGCGACTATTTGGGATGTGGTAATTGATCTAGAATACCGGGGTGCAGGATTGGGACGCAAGTTAGTAGAAACGGTTTTGAGTCATCCCCGTATGAATAAAGTTGAGAGGATTTACCTAACTACAACTCATCAACAAAGCTTTTATGAAAGAATCGGCTTTGAAGCTAATTCTAGCACCACAATGGTACTGTACAATCAACCCATAGCTAAGGTTCAAGCTCTAGAAGCGCATTATCAAGAGTTAATCGGGGGATAG
- a CDS encoding acyltransferase family protein has translation MNVPKKNRIYWIDYAKGIGIFLVVLGHVCRGLEESSILAPSIAKSINQWIYAFHMPIFFFLSGLLIQYGVSKSFRTFIVDKLKTIAYPYFVWSIIQGVLVYLASQYTNSSISLTSLWEIIYQPIFVFWFFYVLFIILILYKIAHDFKITPLQFLAFSIVLYCWHVLQLSLISWQVLDLVCSFTIYFAIGATVSNRLMPSLDRINVPTLILITTSGFLAIGAIVWLNMAENQGIFPIVAMIGVSATIACAVLLDRFEVASFVKLWGLLSLQIYVVHTLCTAGTRICLQKLFGITEPAAHIILGTVVGIYAPIAIDWLCRQVKFSYLFTFRPQKIA, from the coding sequence ATGAATGTACCAAAGAAAAACCGCATTTATTGGATTGATTATGCTAAAGGTATTGGCATTTTTTTAGTAGTCCTTGGACACGTATGCCGGGGGTTAGAAGAAAGTTCAATTCTCGCTCCATCTATAGCTAAGTCAATTAACCAGTGGATTTATGCTTTCCATATGCCAATTTTCTTTTTTCTTTCTGGATTGCTCATTCAGTATGGAGTATCAAAATCTTTTAGAACCTTTATTGTAGACAAGCTAAAAACCATTGCCTATCCGTATTTTGTCTGGTCAATTATCCAAGGGGTCTTAGTTTACTTAGCATCTCAATATACTAATAGCTCCATATCGCTGACCAGCCTTTGGGAAATTATCTATCAGCCAATCTTTGTATTTTGGTTTTTCTACGTCTTATTTATCATTTTAATCCTTTATAAAATTGCCCATGATTTTAAAATTACTCCCCTTCAGTTCTTAGCTTTTTCTATTGTTTTATATTGTTGGCACGTACTACAACTTAGTTTAATTTCCTGGCAAGTTTTAGACTTAGTGTGTAGCTTCACAATTTATTTTGCTATAGGTGCAACAGTTAGTAACCGACTCATGCCTAGTTTAGATCGAATCAACGTTCCTACTTTGATCTTAATAACTACCAGTGGATTTCTGGCAATAGGAGCAATTGTCTGGCTTAACATGGCAGAGAATCAAGGAATTTTTCCCATCGTTGCTATGATTGGGGTAAGTGCTACGATAGCTTGTGCCGTTTTATTAGATCGGTTTGAAGTCGCTAGTTTTGTGAAACTATGGGGACTATTATCATTGCAAATCTATGTAGTTCATACCCTCTGTACGGCAGGAACGCGGATATGCTTGCAAAAATTATTTGGCATTACAGAACCAGCCGCACACATTATTTTGGGAACTGTAGTAGGTATTTATGCACCTATAGCCATTGATTGGTTGTGCAGACAAGTCAAATTTTCCTACCTATTTACGTTTCGTCCCCAAAAGATCGCCTAA
- a CDS encoding MoaD/ThiS family protein, translating into MMSQAITVTVKLFAAYQEAYQQSELVLEFPPQTPAFAVLERLISQHPELKKWQEITRFGVNLQFVSPDTPLVDGDEVVLIPPVSGG; encoded by the coding sequence ATGATGTCTCAAGCAATTACTGTTACTGTCAAGTTGTTTGCAGCCTATCAAGAGGCTTACCAACAATCAGAATTAGTGTTAGAGTTTCCGCCCCAAACTCCGGCTTTCGCTGTTTTAGAACGCCTAATTTCTCAACATCCCGAACTAAAAAAATGGCAAGAAATTACTCGCTTTGGGGTCAACTTGCAATTTGTTTCTCCTGATACACCTTTAGTAGATGGTGATGAAGTAGTCTTAATTCCACCCGTGAGCGGTGGTTAA
- a CDS encoding ATP-dependent Clp protease proteolytic subunit, which translates to MPIGIPRVPHRFPGEPYTQWINIYERLSLERIIFLSGEVTDGMANSIIARLLYLDSEDQSKDIYIYINSPGGSVTAGLAIYDTMQHIKSNIVTICVGMAASMGSFLLAAGTKGKRLALPHARIMIHQPAGGAQGQATDIEIEAREILRLRHQLNQMLADRTSQPLAKIEKDTDRDYFMSAAEAKDYGLIDRVIEERN; encoded by the coding sequence ATGCCTATTGGTATTCCTAGAGTCCCCCATCGCTTTCCAGGTGAGCCTTACACCCAATGGATAAATATTTACGAACGCCTTTCCCTAGAACGAATCATCTTTTTAAGTGGAGAAGTCACTGATGGAATGGCAAATTCGATCATTGCCAGACTTTTGTATCTAGATTCTGAAGATCAAAGCAAAGATATTTATATCTACATCAACTCTCCTGGTGGTTCTGTTACCGCCGGATTGGCAATCTACGACACCATGCAGCACATCAAATCAAATATAGTGACGATTTGTGTGGGTATGGCGGCTTCTATGGGTTCGTTTTTGCTAGCGGCGGGTACTAAGGGCAAGCGTTTGGCATTGCCTCACGCCCGAATTATGATTCACCAACCCGCCGGGGGCGCTCAAGGTCAAGCAACCGATATCGAAATTGAAGCGCGAGAAATTCTCCGCCTGCGTCATCAACTCAATCAAATGCTGGCAGATAGAACCAGCCAGCCATTGGCAAAAATTGAGAAAGATACAGACCGAGACTATTTTATGTCGGCGGCGGAAGCTAAAGACTACGGCTTAATTGACCGGGTAATTGAAGAACGCAATTAA
- the hemW gene encoding radical SAM family heme chaperone HemW, translated as MLSDLLEVFAPLSLESPSSAYVHIPFCRRRCFYCDFPVKVVGDRARGDNSRSICDYVQVIKQEIAATPNTGKPLQTVFFGGGTPSLLSANQLTQIIESLDRQFGLASTAEISMEIDPGTFDLEQLQGYVKAGINRVSMGIQAFTQELLEVCGRSHSVDDIWKSVEIIGQVNVPSFSLDLISGLPHQTLAQWQESIATAVKIAPNHISIYDLTIEPVTAFGKYYKPGVAPLPTDELTAQMYRQGQEILTAAGYEHYEISNYARQGYQCRHNRVYWENSPYYGFGMGATSYVLGQRYTRPRKTNEYYNWVGEYVIAGGVLDCPPTPLDERLLETLMLGLRLREGVNLSSLSQLFGAAKRDKIEQCLQPYQQQGWVEFVKEESSKYARLTDPEGFLFSNVVLAALFERLT; from the coding sequence GTGTTAAGCGATTTATTAGAAGTTTTTGCGCCGCTAAGTCTAGAGAGTCCTAGTTCTGCTTACGTGCATATTCCTTTTTGCAGAAGGCGATGTTTTTACTGCGATTTTCCCGTAAAGGTAGTAGGCGATCGCGCGCGGGGAGACAATTCTCGTAGTATCTGTGATTATGTACAAGTAATAAAGCAAGAAATTGCCGCAACTCCAAACACCGGGAAACCTTTACAAACAGTTTTTTTTGGCGGTGGTACGCCTTCCTTGCTGTCGGCAAATCAACTTACCCAGATAATCGAAAGTCTCGATCGCCAATTTGGGTTAGCTTCCACCGCAGAAATTTCTATGGAAATAGATCCCGGTACTTTTGATTTAGAGCAGTTGCAAGGCTATGTAAAGGCGGGGATAAATCGCGTCAGTATGGGAATACAGGCATTTACCCAAGAGTTATTAGAGGTGTGTGGGCGATCGCACAGCGTCGATGATATTTGGAAATCTGTAGAGATAATTGGTCAAGTAAATGTACCCAGTTTTAGCTTAGACTTAATTTCTGGCTTACCACACCAAACTTTAGCTCAATGGCAGGAATCAATCGCCACGGCGGTGAAAATTGCCCCCAATCATATTTCTATCTACGATCTGACTATTGAGCCAGTTACAGCTTTTGGCAAGTATTATAAACCAGGAGTTGCGCCCCTCCCAACGGATGAACTTACGGCTCAAATGTATCGTCAAGGCCAGGAAATTCTCACCGCCGCAGGTTACGAACATTACGAGATATCTAACTACGCTCGCCAAGGTTATCAGTGCCGTCACAATCGAGTGTATTGGGAAAATTCCCCTTATTATGGCTTTGGTATGGGTGCAACTAGCTACGTCCTTGGACAGCGCTATACTAGACCCCGCAAGACTAACGAATACTACAACTGGGTGGGAGAATATGTTATTGCTGGCGGAGTCTTAGATTGTCCACCCACACCTTTAGATGAGAGGTTGTTAGAAACACTCATGTTGGGATTGCGTCTTAGAGAAGGGGTAAATTTATCTAGCTTAAGTCAGTTATTTGGTGCAGCTAAAAGAGACAAAATCGAGCAGTGTTTGCAACCTTACCAACAGCAAGGCTGGGTAGAATTTGTCAAGGAAGAAAGCTCGAAATATGCCAGGCTTACCGATCCAGAAGGCTTTTTATTTTCTAACGTGGTACTGGCGGCTTTATTTGAGCGATTAACTTAA
- a CDS encoding phosphatidylglycerol lysyltransferase domain-containing protein, protein MRDLVEKIASISQGNILLTQRTRIWLWIAVLITGLMGIVNLLSAVSLSYYDRTQLLDEFFPFPLRAGGHIFAAITGFMLLMLSTNLLRRKRVAWLLTVGLLVVSILSHLIKGLDYEESILAAMLLMQLILMRNVFTASSDRPAIAQGIKVLIGSLLFTLAYGIAGFYLLDRQFSENFNLSAAAIQTLAMFFTEDNAGLRAKTQFGEFFANSIYLVGAITLSYAVVMLLRPVLARQGADNAQWRRAKGIATKYGKTSLTRLALLEDKSYYFSPTGESAIAYVAKGRSAIALGDPIGANTDVKEAIIGFQHFCDRNDWYPAFYQTLPDNLDLYKSLGFRVLQIGEEAIVNLATFSLTGKANQNLRTAINRLTKTGHKIEFYTPPIADSLLVQLKEVSNEWLQLTKGGEKHFSVGWFTDEYVRGLHIAVVHSHGNICAFASVFPAYQGKQVSVDLMRRRLEVENGTMEFLFASMLQHFQQLGYDSFNLGLSALAGVGDTKGSPHLEQGLRYLSAHLSKFYNFKGLHSFKDKFQPQWQPRYLVYPGLATLPNVVLGLIRADSGEGFWNYFKPDI, encoded by the coding sequence TTGCGAGACTTAGTTGAAAAAATAGCCTCAATTAGCCAAGGAAATATTTTGCTAACTCAACGTACTCGAATTTGGCTATGGATAGCGGTACTCATAACTGGTTTGATGGGGATCGTCAACCTATTGTCTGCTGTATCTTTAAGCTATTATGACCGCACTCAATTGCTAGATGAGTTTTTCCCTTTCCCCCTCCGCGCTGGGGGGCATATATTTGCGGCAATTACTGGCTTTATGCTGCTAATGCTTTCTACTAATTTGCTTCGACGCAAGCGAGTAGCTTGGTTGCTGACTGTTGGGCTATTAGTTGTGTCTATTCTCAGTCATTTAATCAAGGGGTTGGACTACGAAGAAAGCATACTTGCCGCTATGTTGCTGATGCAATTAATCTTAATGCGCAATGTGTTTACCGCTTCCTCTGATCGCCCTGCTATTGCTCAAGGAATTAAAGTTTTAATTGGTTCGTTACTATTTACGTTAGCTTATGGCATTGCTGGCTTTTATTTACTTGATCGCCAATTTTCGGAAAATTTCAATCTTTCTGCCGCCGCTATTCAAACTTTGGCAATGTTTTTCACCGAAGATAATGCAGGCTTACGGGCTAAAACGCAGTTTGGTGAATTTTTTGCTAATTCAATTTATTTAGTGGGAGCTATTACTCTTAGTTATGCTGTAGTGATGCTGTTGCGCCCAGTTTTAGCCCGTCAGGGTGCTGATAATGCCCAGTGGCGACGGGCAAAAGGAATTGCTACTAAGTACGGAAAAACGTCTTTGACGCGACTAGCATTGCTAGAAGATAAGTCTTATTATTTTAGTCCGACGGGTGAAAGTGCGATCGCCTATGTGGCTAAAGGACGCAGTGCGATCGCTCTTGGAGATCCCATCGGCGCAAACACAGATGTAAAAGAAGCAATTATTGGTTTTCAACACTTTTGCGATCGCAATGATTGGTATCCAGCTTTTTATCAAACTTTGCCTGATAACTTAGACCTATACAAGTCTTTGGGTTTTCGAGTTTTACAAATTGGCGAGGAAGCGATCGTTAATCTTGCTACTTTTAGCCTCACTGGTAAAGCTAACCAAAATTTAAGAACAGCAATTAATCGCCTCACTAAAACCGGACATAAGATTGAATTTTATACTCCTCCTATTGCCGATAGTTTGCTAGTGCAACTAAAAGAAGTTTCCAATGAATGGCTGCAATTAACCAAAGGAGGAGAAAAACACTTTTCTGTTGGTTGGTTTACAGATGAATACGTGCGCGGGTTACATATAGCTGTGGTGCATTCTCATGGCAATATTTGCGCCTTTGCGAGTGTATTTCCTGCCTATCAAGGTAAGCAAGTAAGTGTCGATTTGATGCGACGGCGTTTAGAAGTAGAAAATGGGACAATGGAGTTTTTGTTTGCTTCAATGTTGCAGCACTTTCAACAGTTAGGCTACGACAGTTTCAATTTAGGTTTATCCGCCCTTGCGGGAGTAGGAGACACGAAAGGATCTCCCCATTTAGAACAAGGTTTGCGCTACTTGAGCGCTCATCTTAGCAAGTTTTACAATTTTAAAGGATTGCATTCCTTTAAAGATAAGTTTCAACCCCAATGGCAGCCGCGCTATTTAGTTTATCCTGGTTTAGCGACCTTACCCAACGTAGTATTGGGACTAATTCGGGCTGATTCTGGCGAAGGGTTTTGGAATTATTTTAAACCCGATATTTAA
- a CDS encoding ATP-dependent Clp protease proteolytic subunit, translating into MTQVKAVQAAYSGDSSYRTPPPDLPSLLLKERIVYLGLPLVTPDEYKQQLGVDVTELIIAQLLYLQYDDPEKPIYIYINSTGTSWYGGDAIGAETEAFAICDTLNYIKPPVHTICIGQAMGTAAMILSAGTKGFRASLPNATIVLHQARRRAPYSQATDIQIHAKEVFVNKEIILDILTANTGQEKTKIAKDMDRMYYMTPHQAKEYGLIDKVLESSKDLPQPLAVAR; encoded by the coding sequence ATGACACAAGTAAAGGCTGTCCAAGCCGCTTATTCTGGCGATTCTTCTTACAGAACCCCACCACCGGATCTACCTTCGTTACTTTTAAAAGAACGAATTGTCTACTTGGGACTACCTTTAGTTACACCAGATGAATATAAACAGCAACTTGGGGTAGATGTAACCGAGCTAATTATTGCTCAATTACTTTACTTGCAATACGACGACCCAGAAAAACCTATTTATATTTACATCAACTCTACGGGTACTTCTTGGTATGGCGGCGATGCGATCGGAGCAGAAACCGAGGCTTTCGCCATTTGCGACACGCTGAACTATATCAAGCCCCCAGTCCATACTATTTGTATTGGGCAAGCAATGGGAACTGCCGCTATGATTCTCTCGGCTGGCACTAAAGGCTTTAGAGCAAGTTTGCCCAACGCTACCATCGTCCTGCATCAAGCTCGCCGCCGCGCTCCTTACAGTCAAGCTACCGATATCCAAATCCACGCCAAAGAAGTTTTTGTCAATAAAGAGATTATCTTAGATATTCTCACTGCTAATACAGGTCAGGAAAAAACAAAAATTGCCAAAGACATGGATCGGATGTACTACATGACTCCTCACCAAGCCAAAGAATACGGCTTGATTGACAAAGTTTTGGAAAGTTCTAAAGACCTTCCTCAACCTCTGGCTGTTGCTCGATAA
- a CDS encoding J domain-containing protein, which yields MLLAFRLNPKGYSIFNFMDIAACYRLLELSPLATLAEIKASYRRLARQYHPDINPGDHIAAKEKFIALAAAYQVLVASTQQSPPIEIAPTKPKIKVTRPTSPPLSVAEQKLKNDYYQQLQELWKYQKFPRAIALAEGLARRLPYDKEIKSWSAISYWRWGSYLIGQKQPDKARIFLKKALKTDPQNRQLWSQVEQEFRRLEKIW from the coding sequence ATGCTATTAGCCTTTAGATTAAACCCTAAAGGCTATTCAATATTTAACTTTATGGACATTGCCGCCTGTTACCGCTTGTTAGAATTGTCGCCTTTAGCGACCTTAGCAGAAATAAAAGCTTCCTACCGACGATTAGCGCGGCAATACCACCCTGATATTAATCCCGGCGACCATATCGCGGCCAAGGAAAAATTCATTGCTTTAGCGGCAGCCTACCAAGTTCTGGTAGCATCAACCCAGCAATCGCCGCCTATAGAAATCGCTCCCACCAAGCCAAAAATTAAAGTAACGCGCCCCACATCGCCACCATTATCTGTTGCCGAACAAAAGCTAAAAAATGACTATTATCAACAGTTACAAGAGTTATGGAAGTATCAAAAATTCCCTAGAGCGATCGCTTTAGCAGAAGGTTTGGCGCGACGTTTACCTTATGACAAAGAAATCAAATCTTGGAGTGCAATATCTTACTGGCGTTGGGGAAGTTATTTAATTGGTCAAAAGCAGCCAGACAAAGCCCGAATTTTTCTCAAAAAAGCCTTAAAAACCGATCCTCAAAATCGTCAGCTATGGTCGCAAGTAGAGCAAGAATTTCGGCGACTAGAAAAAATATGGTAA
- a CDS encoding response regulator transcription factor, whose amino-acid sequence MDILIVEDEPEIARLIQLSLEKEGFSCYISRDGLSALRVIQEQQPDLIILDLMLPGLDGLELCARIRQKPGAKDPYILMLTAKGEEIDRVIGLSTGADDYLVKPFSPRELVARVRALLRRSLRQGGQSQVYKTGHFIIDIDGRSASRKLAGAVAGELLDLTTLEFNLLTVFVSNLGRVWNRTQLIDKLWGSDFFGDERVVDTHVARLRKKIEPDPSNPTFIKTVVGAGYKFEDSAS is encoded by the coding sequence ATGGATATTTTGATTGTTGAAGATGAACCAGAAATAGCTAGACTCATCCAACTATCTTTAGAAAAAGAAGGTTTTTCTTGCTATATTAGCCGGGATGGTCTGAGTGCGTTGCGAGTAATTCAGGAGCAACAACCGGATTTAATAATTCTTGACTTAATGCTCCCTGGCTTAGATGGACTAGAATTGTGTGCCAGAATCCGTCAAAAACCTGGAGCAAAAGATCCTTATATTTTGATGCTGACGGCTAAAGGTGAAGAAATAGATCGAGTTATTGGCTTATCTACAGGGGCTGATGATTATTTAGTTAAGCCTTTTAGTCCTAGAGAATTGGTTGCTAGAGTTAGAGCTTTATTGCGCCGTAGTCTCCGCCAAGGAGGGCAATCTCAAGTATACAAGACGGGGCATTTTATAATAGATATAGATGGGCGGTCGGCTAGTCGCAAATTAGCAGGTGCGGTGGCGGGAGAACTGCTTGATCTAACAACTTTAGAATTTAATTTGTTAACAGTATTTGTTAGCAATCTTGGACGAGTTTGGAATCGTACCCAGCTAATAGATAAACTTTGGGGTAGTGACTTTTTTGGCGACGAACGGGTAGTAGATACTCATGTTGCCCGATTGCGAAAAAAAATCGAACCAGATCCTAGCAATCCGACATTTATTAAAACCGTTGTTGGTGCGGGCTACAAGTTTGAAGACTCGGCTAGTTAA
- a CDS encoding PIN/TRAM domain-containing protein: MLDAIIIFSFIIAGAGIGFYSLELLPIAVQQQVTNQDALRLIVGIFGGVIGGAVGLSFQITYRRLETQVREMPVDVLLTRTIGLVAGLLVANLMLAPLFLLPIPEDFAFIKPLVAILGSFISAFSGISLADTHGRSFLRIINPNTVESMLVAEGTLKPSITKVLDTSCIIDGRIEALLETGFLEGQILVPQFVLQELQQLADGAKDLKRVRGRRGLEILNRIKESYPERIIINSTDYEDIPTVDAKLVKFAQEINGTLLTNDYNLSKVASVQKVPVLNVNDLVNAVRPSYLPGDNIDIKILKEGKEPSQGIGYLEDGTMVVVEEGSPFVGAEVRVVVTSALQTSAGRMIFARTQASALA; the protein is encoded by the coding sequence ATGCTTGATGCAATTATAATCTTTTCATTTATCATAGCCGGAGCCGGAATCGGCTTCTACAGCCTCGAATTGCTACCTATAGCAGTACAACAGCAAGTTACAAACCAAGATGCGTTGCGCTTGATTGTCGGCATTTTTGGCGGCGTTATTGGCGGCGCCGTCGGCTTGAGTTTTCAAATTACCTATCGTCGTTTGGAAACTCAAGTCAGAGAAATGCCTGTAGATGTGCTTTTAACTCGCACTATCGGCTTAGTAGCGGGCTTATTGGTCGCCAACTTAATGTTAGCGCCGTTATTTTTGCTGCCAATTCCTGAAGACTTTGCTTTTATTAAACCTTTAGTTGCTATCCTTGGTAGTTTCATCTCCGCATTTTCGGGAATTAGCCTCGCCGATACTCACGGGCGGAGTTTTTTACGGATTATTAACCCCAATACCGTCGAATCAATGCTAGTTGCGGAAGGTACACTCAAGCCTTCGATTACTAAAGTTTTAGATACTAGCTGCATTATCGATGGTCGCATCGAAGCTTTACTTGAAACAGGCTTTTTAGAAGGACAAATTTTAGTACCGCAGTTTGTTTTACAAGAATTGCAACAACTGGCGGATGGTGCGAAAGATTTAAAAAGAGTCCGAGGACGGCGCGGACTAGAAATTCTTAACCGGATTAAAGAATCTTACCCAGAACGGATTATTATCAATTCCACAGACTACGAAGATATCCCCACCGTAGACGCTAAGTTAGTAAAATTTGCTCAAGAAATTAACGGTACGCTTCTAACTAACGATTACAACTTATCTAAAGTTGCCAGCGTCCAAAAAGTTCCGGTTTTAAATGTCAACGATTTGGTTAATGCTGTTCGTCCTAGCTATCTTCCCGGCGACAATATAGATATCAAAATTCTCAAAGAAGGCAAAGAACCTAGTCAAGGCATTGGTTACTTAGAAGATGGCACGATGGTAGTAGTAGAAGAAGGTAGCCCTTTTGTAGGTGCAGAGGTGCGAGTGGTGGTAACTAGCGCTTTACAAACTTCTGCGGGGAGAATGATTTTTGCTCGAACTCAAGCTTCAGCTTTGGCTTAG